The Streptomyces sp. NBC_01775 genome includes a region encoding these proteins:
- a CDS encoding helix-turn-helix domain-containing protein, with protein MVRTPLTALERERGRFLGALLREARGERSMTEVAAAAGLSAETLRKIETGRAPTPAFFTVAALAGVLGLALEDVAGRCAAVIVGSAETDEPDQPDQPEGSARPDETVEAGAV; from the coding sequence ATGGTACGCACCCCTCTCACCGCACTGGAACGCGAGCGCGGCCGGTTCCTGGGCGCTCTGCTCCGCGAGGCACGTGGCGAGCGCAGCATGACCGAGGTCGCCGCGGCGGCCGGGCTCTCCGCCGAGACGCTCCGCAAGATCGAGACGGGCCGCGCGCCCACCCCCGCCTTCTTCACGGTCGCGGCCCTCGCCGGGGTTCTGGGGCTGGCCCTGGAGGACGTGGCCGGGCGCTGCGCCGCTGTCATCGTCGGGTCGGCGGAGACGGATGAGCCCGATCAGCCCGATCAGCCCGAAGGCTCCGCGCGGCCCGATGAGACGGTCGAGGCGGGAGCCGTTTGA
- a CDS encoding sugar phosphate isomerase/epimerase family protein, with product MRLAFSTLGVPGMPVPEVLRLASGAGFHGVELRAHPEEPVHPGLGLTDRVEVVERFKEAGIQILCVAGYPRVAERGEDAEVLSRLRALLELARDLGAPYARVFPGGGDAGLAEGDATAARRLAKGAAMASDLGVRVLLETHDSHRTGADAARVLRAVDHPGAGVLWDVMHTWRGGEDPAKTHRMLAPYLGYVQVKDIASREDTTPLPPGEGVLPLAEVVELLTRAGDAAEDPGEAPGSERSDSASGGGAGEWLCWEYEKRWYPEVRELPALLPAVRDHLLGLLADAA from the coding sequence ATGCGACTCGCCTTCTCCACCCTCGGCGTTCCCGGTATGCCCGTGCCCGAGGTGCTGCGGCTGGCCTCGGGAGCCGGTTTCCACGGGGTCGAACTGCGCGCTCATCCGGAAGAGCCGGTCCACCCCGGTCTCGGGCTGACCGACCGGGTGGAGGTCGTGGAGCGGTTCAAGGAGGCGGGCATCCAGATCCTGTGCGTCGCCGGATACCCGAGGGTCGCCGAGCGCGGCGAGGACGCCGAGGTGCTCTCCCGGCTGCGCGCCCTGCTGGAGCTGGCCCGCGACCTGGGCGCGCCGTACGCCCGGGTCTTCCCCGGCGGCGGGGACGCGGGCCTCGCCGAGGGGGACGCCACGGCGGCCAGGCGGCTGGCGAAGGGCGCGGCGATGGCCTCCGACCTGGGTGTCCGGGTGCTGCTGGAGACCCACGACTCGCACCGTACGGGCGCGGACGCGGCACGCGTCCTGCGGGCGGTCGACCATCCGGGCGCCGGGGTGCTGTGGGACGTGATGCACACCTGGCGCGGCGGGGAGGACCCGGCAAAGACGCACCGGATGCTCGCGCCGTACCTGGGCTACGTCCAGGTCAAGGACATCGCCTCCCGCGAGGACACCACGCCGCTGCCGCCGGGCGAGGGGGTGCTGCCGCTCGCCGAGGTCGTGGAACTCCTCACCAGGGCGGGAGACGCCGCCGAGGACCCGGGCGAGGCGCCGGGGAGCGAGCGGAGCGACTCGGCGTCCGGTGGCGGGGCCGGGGAGTGGCTGTGCTGGGAGTACGAAAAGCGCTGGTATCCGGAGGTGCGCGAGCTGCCCGCTCTGTTGCCGGCCGTGCGCGACCATCTGCTCGGCCTGCTCGCGGACGCGGCGTAG
- a CDS encoding ABC transporter ATP-binding protein, with translation MSEKAEDAPGERGWARRLTGYCWRYKRAVVLALGASLGGMAVMAMVPLLTKIIIDDVVVGGGGGLWMWVGLLIGAAAVIYAFTFARRYYGGRLALDVQHDLRTEMYRSIVRLDGRSQDELSTGQVVGRGTSDLQLVQSLLFMLPMMIGNVLLFLLALVVMLALSPLLTLVSVAVFPLLWWIANLSRKRLFPATWYAQQQAGAVASVVDGSVTGVRVVKGFGQEAQETGKLRAISRKLFAGRMRTVRLNARYTPSLQAVPSLGQVAMLALGGWMATRGQITLGTFVAFSTYLAQLVGPVRMLAMMLTVGQQARAGVERVYDLIDTEPQMAESPHARDLPESADASVEFDDVTFGYSSGSPVLDGFSLRIEPGETVALVGASGSGKSTVSMLLPRYYDVTGGAVRVGGQDVRDLTLASLRSAIGHVPENSFLFSSSIRENIAYGAPDATDEQIRAAARAAQADGFIGELPDGYETAVGEQGLTLSGGQRQRIALARAILTDPRLLLLDDATSAVDARVEHEIHEALRGVMAGRTTLLIAHRQSTLALADRIAVLDGGRLADFGTHEELTGRCALYRRLLTDPDELGEVDRDPAGMAAHDAHSAVDGVTPELWVRAETEGDETDGAASGDGSGTAASAAAAQAGRPGGFASGLAGSPGSPELLAQVAALPPALDTPDIDEERAEQREKSYGLRRLLRGFGAALLVALVFAALDAGFGLVLPVLIRHGIDDGVEKGALSAVWVASALALAVVVAQWAAQTGSLLLTGRTGERVLYALRVKIFAQLQRLGLDYYERHLAGAVMTRMTTDVDALSTFLQTGLVTAVVSLFTFLGILGALLVIDVQLALVVFATLPLLVLGTVFFRRQSVKAYELARERVSVVNSDLQESVAGLRMVQAFRGEERGAVQFERRSDGYRRARVRGQWLISVYFPFVQLLASLATAAVLVVGAGRIENGTLSAGALVAYLLYIELFFAPVQQLSQVFDGYQQAAVSLRRIQELLREETSTPQARSPRAVEGLRGEITFQDVHFRYAASEVTAEAETETAPDATLKAEAAAKSAAAPKADVALKAEAAQEVAPEAAGASSGGEEALSGIRLTIPAGQTVAFVGETGAGKSTLVKLVARFYDPSAGAVLVDGEDLRELELTGYRQKIGVVPQEPYLFPGTVRDAIAYGRMDATDAQVEAAARAVGAHDMIASLSGGYLHEVDERGRNLSAGQRQLIALARAELVDPGILLLDEATAALDLATEALVNEATDQLAGARTTLVVAHRLTTAARADRVVVLDHGRVVEDGTHAELLELDGRYARLWRTYTGGAGALETAPAPVVS, from the coding sequence GTGTCGGAGAAGGCGGAGGACGCGCCGGGTGAGCGGGGCTGGGCCCGGCGGCTGACCGGATACTGCTGGCGGTACAAACGCGCGGTCGTCCTCGCACTGGGGGCCTCGCTCGGCGGCATGGCCGTCATGGCGATGGTCCCCCTGCTGACCAAGATCATCATTGATGACGTGGTGGTCGGCGGCGGGGGCGGCCTGTGGATGTGGGTCGGGCTGCTCATAGGCGCCGCCGCGGTGATCTACGCCTTCACCTTCGCGCGCCGCTACTACGGCGGCAGACTCGCCCTGGACGTCCAGCACGACCTGCGCACCGAGATGTACCGCTCGATCGTCCGGCTCGACGGCCGCAGCCAGGACGAGCTGTCGACCGGCCAGGTCGTCGGACGCGGCACCAGCGACCTCCAGCTCGTACAGAGCCTCCTGTTCATGCTGCCGATGATGATCGGCAACGTCCTGCTGTTCCTCCTGGCGCTCGTCGTGATGCTTGCCTTGTCCCCCCTGCTGACGCTCGTCTCCGTCGCCGTCTTCCCGCTGCTGTGGTGGATAGCCAACCTCAGCCGCAAGCGCCTCTTCCCCGCGACCTGGTACGCGCAGCAGCAGGCCGGGGCCGTCGCCTCGGTGGTGGACGGCTCGGTCACCGGCGTCCGCGTCGTCAAGGGCTTCGGCCAGGAGGCGCAGGAGACCGGCAAGCTGCGCGCCATCAGCCGCAAGCTGTTCGCCGGCCGGATGCGCACCGTACGGCTCAACGCCCGCTACACCCCCTCCCTCCAGGCCGTGCCCTCGCTCGGCCAGGTCGCCATGCTGGCCCTCGGCGGCTGGATGGCCACCCGGGGACAGATCACGCTGGGCACCTTCGTGGCCTTCTCCACCTACCTCGCGCAGCTCGTGGGGCCCGTCCGGATGCTCGCGATGATGCTCACCGTCGGGCAGCAGGCGCGCGCCGGGGTCGAGCGGGTCTACGACCTCATCGACACCGAGCCTCAGATGGCCGAGAGCCCGCACGCCCGCGACCTGCCCGAATCGGCTGACGCCTCCGTCGAGTTCGACGACGTCACCTTCGGATACTCCTCCGGCAGCCCCGTCCTGGACGGCTTCAGCCTGCGCATCGAGCCCGGTGAGACCGTCGCGCTGGTCGGCGCCAGCGGCAGCGGCAAGTCCACCGTCTCCATGCTGCTGCCCCGCTACTACGACGTGACGGGCGGCGCCGTGCGCGTCGGCGGCCAGGACGTGCGCGACCTCACCCTGGCCTCCCTGCGCTCGGCCATCGGGCACGTCCCCGAGAACAGCTTCCTGTTCTCCTCCTCCATAAGGGAGAACATCGCCTACGGCGCACCGGATGCCACGGATGAACAGATACGGGCCGCCGCCCGCGCCGCACAGGCCGACGGCTTCATAGGCGAGCTGCCCGACGGTTACGAGACCGCCGTGGGCGAGCAGGGCCTGACGCTCTCGGGCGGCCAGCGCCAGCGCATAGCGCTCGCCCGCGCCATCCTCACCGACCCCCGGCTGCTGCTCCTGGACGACGCGACCTCCGCCGTCGACGCCCGGGTCGAGCACGAGATCCACGAGGCGCTGCGCGGCGTGATGGCGGGCCGCACGACGCTGCTGATCGCGCACCGGCAATCCACCCTCGCGCTGGCCGACCGCATCGCGGTGCTGGACGGGGGACGGCTGGCCGACTTCGGCACCCACGAGGAACTGACCGGCCGCTGCGCCCTGTACCGGCGCCTGCTGACCGATCCGGACGAGCTGGGCGAGGTGGACCGCGACCCGGCCGGAATGGCCGCACACGACGCGCACAGCGCCGTGGACGGCGTCACTCCCGAGCTGTGGGTGCGCGCCGAGACCGAGGGCGACGAGACCGACGGCGCGGCGTCCGGCGACGGATCCGGAACGGCCGCGAGCGCCGCGGCGGCACAGGCCGGCCGCCCCGGCGGCTTCGCCTCTGGGCTGGCCGGATCGCCCGGCAGCCCCGAACTCCTCGCCCAGGTGGCCGCGTTGCCGCCCGCGCTCGATACTCCGGACATCGACGAGGAGCGCGCCGAGCAGCGCGAGAAGTCCTACGGACTCCGGCGGCTGCTGCGCGGCTTCGGGGCCGCACTGCTGGTCGCGCTCGTCTTCGCCGCACTGGATGCCGGATTCGGCCTGGTGCTGCCGGTGCTGATCCGGCACGGCATCGACGACGGCGTGGAAAAGGGCGCCCTGAGCGCCGTGTGGGTGGCCTCGGCACTGGCGCTGGCCGTGGTGGTCGCCCAGTGGGCCGCGCAGACCGGCTCCCTGCTGCTGACGGGGCGCACCGGGGAGCGGGTGCTGTACGCGCTGCGGGTGAAGATCTTCGCGCAGCTCCAGCGCCTCGGCCTCGACTACTACGAACGGCACCTGGCGGGTGCCGTGATGACCCGGATGACGACCGACGTGGACGCGCTCTCCACGTTCTTGCAGACCGGCCTGGTCACCGCCGTCGTCTCGCTGTTCACCTTCCTGGGCATCCTGGGCGCGCTGCTGGTGATCGACGTCCAGCTCGCGCTGGTCGTCTTCGCGACGCTGCCGCTGCTGGTTCTCGGCACGGTCTTCTTCCGCAGGCAGAGCGTCAAGGCCTACGAACTGGCGCGCGAGCGGGTCAGCGTCGTGAACTCCGACCTCCAGGAGTCCGTGGCGGGCCTCCGGATGGTGCAGGCGTTCCGGGGCGAGGAGCGCGGCGCCGTCCAGTTCGAGCGCCGCAGCGACGGATACCGGCGGGCCCGGGTGCGCGGACAGTGGCTGATCTCCGTCTACTTCCCCTTCGTCCAGCTCCTCGCGTCCCTGGCCACCGCCGCCGTGCTCGTCGTGGGCGCGGGCCGGATCGAGAACGGCACGCTGTCGGCGGGCGCGCTGGTGGCCTATCTCCTCTACATCGAGCTGTTCTTCGCACCCGTGCAGCAGCTCTCGCAGGTGTTCGACGGATACCAGCAGGCAGCCGTCTCGCTGCGCCGCATCCAGGAGCTGCTGCGCGAGGAGACCAGCACGCCGCAGGCCCGCTCCCCGCGTGCGGTCGAGGGGCTGCGCGGCGAGATCACCTTCCAGGACGTCCACTTCCGGTACGCGGCCTCGGAGGTCACTGCGGAGGCGGAAACGGAAACGGCCCCGGACGCGACACTCAAGGCGGAGGCCGCTGCCAAGTCGGCTGCTGCTCCCAAGGCGGACGTGGCCCTCAAGGCAGAGGCGGCCCAGGAGGTGGCCCCGGAGGCGGCCGGTGCTTCATCCGGTGGCGAGGAAGCGCTGTCGGGCATCCGGCTGACGATTCCGGCCGGGCAGACCGTCGCGTTCGTCGGCGAGACCGGCGCCGGCAAGTCCACCCTGGTCAAGCTCGTCGCCCGGTTCTACGACCCGAGCGCGGGCGCCGTCCTGGTCGACGGCGAGGACCTGCGGGAACTGGAGCTGACCGGATACCGGCAGAAAATCGGTGTCGTGCCCCAGGAGCCCTATCTGTTCCCCGGCACCGTGCGGGACGCCATTGCCTACGGCCGGATGGACGCGACCGACGCGCAGGTCGAGGCGGCGGCGCGCGCCGTGGGGGCGCACGACATGATCGCCTCGCTCTCGGGCGGCTATCTGCACGAGGTGGACGAGCGGGGCCGCAACCTGTCGGCGGGCCAGCGGCAGCTGATCGCCCTCGCCCGCGCCGAACTCGTCGACCCCGGCATCCTGCTGCTGGACGAGGCGACCGCCGCGCTCGACCTCGCCACCGAGGCGCTGGTCAACGAGGCCACCGACCAGCTCGCGGGGGCACGCACCACGCTGGTGGTGGCCCACCGGCTGACGACGGCGGCCCGCGCCGACCGCGTCGTCGTCCTCGACCACGGCCGGGTCGTGGAGGACGGCACCCACGCCGAACTGCTGGAGCTGGACGGCCGCTACGCCCGGCTGTGGCGCACCTACACGGGCGGGGCCGGGGCGCTGGAGACGGCGCCCGCGCCCGTGGTGAGCTGA
- a CDS encoding NUDIX domain-containing protein: MTEAATPPPVPLATGPRGMRLLSFHREPEDTRFEDAPLGYALVAVRHEGRLLMVYERDRDCWELPGGGIEEGESPREAAVRELREETCQVADPAALRFVGFSRTALGREQRILYGALFTGELTRVLPFVANSEISAIHWRAGDEPLPYGQTQTVDEYLVGLCAE, translated from the coding sequence ATGACCGAAGCCGCCACACCACCGCCCGTTCCGCTGGCCACGGGGCCGCGCGGGATGCGGCTGCTCTCCTTCCACCGGGAGCCCGAGGACACCCGCTTCGAGGACGCTCCCCTCGGCTACGCACTGGTGGCCGTCCGGCACGAGGGCCGCCTGCTGATGGTCTACGAGCGGGACCGGGACTGCTGGGAGCTGCCTGGAGGCGGCATCGAGGAGGGCGAGAGCCCCCGCGAGGCGGCGGTCCGCGAGCTGCGCGAGGAGACCTGCCAGGTGGCGGATCCGGCTGCGCTGCGCTTCGTGGGCTTCTCCCGTACGGCGCTGGGGCGGGAGCAACGGATCCTGTACGGCGCGCTGTTCACGGGAGAGCTGACGCGCGTGCTGCCGTTCGTGGCGAACAGCGAGATCTCCGCCATCCACTGGCGCGCGGGCGATGAGCCGCTGCCGTACGGACAGACGCAGACCGTGGACGAGTACCTGGTCGGCCTGTGCGCCGAGTGA
- a CDS encoding LacI family DNA-binding transcriptional regulator gives MAVTLADVAARAGVSAATVSRVLSGNYPVAGATRSRVLRAVDELEYVVNGPASALAAASSDLVGILVNDIADPFFGIIAGAVQSEMNGAEGGPGAGPRKLAVVCNTGGSPGQELTYLTLLQRQRAAAVVLTGGAVEDPEHSAALEGRLRRLAADGTRVVLCGRPPLRTPGERGGRPGKPDGASGEPAGEAVAEAGEPVRVWDTVRAEEPGAEGRRQARTPLERRAVRTLLPEQRGGSGEGLGILTVAFDNRGGARALTAHLLALGHRAVGYVAGPPERTTTRHRLEGHRAALAAHSPGLSAGAERLTVHGGGYDRGSGYDGALELLRRAPEVTAVLAANDTVALGVCAALRERGLRVPEDVSVAGFDDLPFSADASPALTTVRLPLYEAGARAGRLALGRQAPPPGGVATVRAELMVRASTAPPRPRTG, from the coding sequence ATGGCAGTCACCCTGGCGGACGTCGCCGCACGCGCGGGGGTCTCGGCGGCGACGGTCTCCCGAGTGCTGAGCGGCAACTATCCGGTGGCGGGCGCCACCAGGTCCCGCGTGCTGCGCGCCGTGGACGAACTGGAGTACGTGGTCAACGGCCCGGCCAGCGCGCTGGCCGCCGCCAGCTCCGACCTGGTGGGCATCCTCGTCAACGACATCGCCGACCCGTTCTTCGGCATCATCGCGGGCGCGGTGCAAAGCGAGATGAACGGCGCGGAGGGCGGGCCGGGGGCCGGGCCCCGCAAGCTCGCCGTCGTCTGCAACACCGGAGGATCGCCCGGACAGGAGCTGACGTATCTCACCCTCCTCCAGCGCCAGCGCGCCGCCGCTGTCGTCCTGACCGGGGGCGCGGTGGAGGACCCCGAGCACAGCGCGGCGCTGGAGGGCAGGCTGCGGCGGCTCGCGGCGGACGGCACCCGCGTCGTGCTGTGCGGCAGGCCGCCACTGCGCACGCCCGGGGAGCGCGGCGGGCGGCCGGGCAAGCCGGACGGGGCGTCCGGGGAGCCGGCGGGGGAGGCTGTGGCGGAGGCCGGGGAGCCCGTCCGCGTCTGGGATACCGTCCGCGCCGAAGAGCCGGGGGCGGAAGGCCGTCGCCAGGCGCGCACGCCCCTGGAGCGGCGCGCGGTGCGGACGCTGTTGCCGGAGCAGCGCGGCGGGTCCGGCGAAGGGCTCGGGATCCTCACGGTCGCGTTCGACAACCGGGGCGGGGCGCGCGCGCTCACCGCGCATCTGCTGGCGCTCGGACACCGCGCGGTCGGCTACGTCGCCGGGCCCCCCGAGCGCACCACCACCCGGCACCGCCTGGAGGGCCACCGCGCCGCGCTGGCGGCGCACTCCCCCGGGCTGTCGGCGGGCGCCGAGCGGCTGACGGTGCACGGCGGCGGCTACGACCGGGGCTCCGGCTACGACGGCGCGCTCGAACTGCTGCGCAGGGCACCGGAGGTGACGGCCGTGCTCGCGGCGAACGACACCGTGGCCCTGGGCGTGTGCGCCGCGCTGCGCGAGCGCGGGCTGCGCGTCCCGGAGGACGTCTCCGTGGCGGGCTTCGACGACCTGCCCTTCAGCGCCGACGCCTCCCCCGCGCTGACGACCGTACGGCTGCCGCTGTACGAGGCGGGGGCGCGCGCGGGCCGCCTGGCGCTGGGCAGACAGGCACCGCCGCCCGGCGGGGTGGCCACCGTGCGCGCCGAGCTGATGGTGCGCGCCTCCACGGCGCCGCCGCGCCCCCGCACGGGCTGA
- a CDS encoding S28 family serine protease, with product MRKTLRWLLSLVVLISTVGIGSASAGAATTAAGTDIKDRILAVPGMSLIEEKPVDGYRYFVLNYEQPIDHRHPDKGTFKQRISILHKGEDRPTVFFTGGYNLNTNPSRSEPTQMTDGNQVSMEYRFFTPSRPDPADWSKLDIWQAASDQHRIFKALKKIYGKNWIATGGSKGGMTATYFRRFYPHDMDGTVAYVAPNDVRNAEDSAYGKFFKKVGSKECRAKLNGVQHEIFDRRGEMVSRIEKWAKENDYTFELAGSADKAFELVAQDLVWGFWQYHLESECDQVPATDASTDVLYKWADDIGGWDAGTDQGMLPYTPYYYQAGTQLGSPDYEEPLLDDVRKYPGLNVPRTYVPRDIPVKFNKHDKAMRDVDAWVRHDSSQMLFVYGQNDPWGAEPFRPGKGTKDTAVYTAPGQNHGANISKLEENDRAAATRALMKWADVKVDPNEKPKRLTAYDKKLDRPDKDALTLRP from the coding sequence ATGCGTAAAACGCTCAGATGGTTGCTGTCACTGGTGGTGCTCATCAGCACCGTCGGCATCGGCAGCGCCTCGGCGGGGGCCGCCACCACAGCGGCCGGAACCGACATCAAGGACCGTATCCTCGCGGTGCCCGGCATGAGCCTCATAGAAGAGAAGCCGGTCGACGGATACCGCTACTTCGTACTCAACTATGAACAGCCCATCGACCACCGGCATCCGGACAAGGGCACCTTCAAGCAGCGCATATCAATTCTGCACAAGGGAGAGGACCGGCCCACGGTCTTCTTCACCGGCGGATACAACCTGAACACGAATCCCAGCCGGAGCGAGCCGACCCAGATGACGGACGGCAACCAGGTCTCCATGGAATACCGCTTCTTCACCCCCTCGCGGCCCGACCCGGCCGACTGGTCGAAGCTCGACATCTGGCAGGCCGCCAGCGACCAGCACCGCATCTTCAAGGCGCTGAAGAAGATCTACGGCAAGAACTGGATCGCGACCGGCGGCAGCAAGGGCGGCATGACCGCCACCTATTTCCGCCGCTTCTATCCGCACGACATGGACGGCACCGTCGCCTATGTCGCGCCCAACGACGTGCGCAACGCCGAGGACTCCGCCTACGGGAAGTTCTTCAAGAAGGTCGGCTCCAAGGAGTGCCGCGCCAAGCTGAACGGCGTTCAGCACGAGATCTTCGATCGGCGTGGCGAGATGGTGTCGCGTATCGAGAAGTGGGCCAAGGAGAACGACTACACCTTCGAGCTCGCCGGCAGCGCCGACAAGGCGTTCGAACTGGTGGCGCAGGACCTGGTGTGGGGCTTCTGGCAGTACCACCTTGAGTCCGAGTGCGACCAGGTGCCCGCGACCGACGCCTCCACCGACGTGCTCTACAAGTGGGCCGACGACATCGGCGGCTGGGACGCCGGTACCGACCAGGGCATGCTCCCCTACACGCCGTACTACTACCAGGCCGGCACCCAGCTGGGCTCGCCCGACTACGAGGAGCCCCTCCTCGACGACGTGCGCAAGTACCCGGGCCTGAACGTGCCGCGCACCTATGTGCCGCGTGACATCCCGGTGAAGTTCAACAAGCACGACAAGGCGATGCGCGACGTCGACGCCTGGGTGCGCCACGACTCCTCGCAGATGCTCTTCGTCTACGGCCAGAACGACCCCTGGGGCGCCGAGCCGTTCCGCCCGGGCAAGGGCACCAAGGACACCGCCGTCTACACCGCACCGGGCCAGAACCACGGCGCCAACATCTCCAAGCTGGAGGAGAACGACCGCGCCGCCGCGACCCGCGCCCTCATGAAGTGGGCGGACGTGAAGGTCGACCCGAACGAGAAGCCCAAGCGCCTGACCGCGTACGACAAGAAGCTCGACCGTCCCGACAAGGACGCGCTGACACTGCGCCCCTGA
- the map gene encoding type I methionyl aminopeptidase, with amino-acid sequence MVEIKTDAALDAMRVAGRVVADILRETRATAAVGIRLSELDDVAREVLRAAGATSPFLNYRPSFASIPFPAAICVSVNDAVSHGIPGDYRLRDGDLVSVDCGAQVEGWTGDAAVSFSVGTPRPGDQELLKATEGALEAGIAAALVGARIGDISHAVGTTGRAAGFGILEDFGGHGIGRRMHEEPSVPNEGRPGRGYPLRHGLAIAIEPMLIAGGGDAYYTAPDGWTLRTSDGSRAAHFEHTVAVTDEGPRVLTAP; translated from the coding sequence ATGGTGGAGATCAAGACGGACGCCGCGCTGGACGCGATGCGTGTGGCCGGGCGCGTGGTCGCCGACATCCTGCGCGAGACCCGCGCGACGGCGGCCGTGGGCATACGGCTGAGCGAGCTGGACGACGTGGCCCGTGAGGTCCTCCGCGCGGCCGGGGCGACCTCGCCGTTCCTGAACTACCGCCCCTCGTTCGCGTCGATCCCCTTCCCCGCCGCCATCTGCGTCTCCGTCAACGACGCGGTCTCGCACGGCATACCGGGCGACTACCGGCTGCGCGACGGCGACCTGGTCAGCGTCGACTGCGGCGCCCAGGTGGAGGGCTGGACCGGCGACGCGGCTGTCAGCTTCAGCGTGGGCACCCCGCGCCCCGGGGACCAGGAGCTGCTGAAGGCCACCGAGGGCGCGCTGGAGGCGGGCATCGCCGCGGCGCTCGTGGGCGCCAGGATCGGGGACATCTCCCACGCGGTCGGCACGACCGGCCGCGCCGCCGGTTTCGGCATCCTTGAGGATTTCGGCGGCCACGGCATCGGCCGCCGGATGCACGAGGAACCCTCGGTGCCGAACGAGGGCAGGCCGGGCAGGGGCTATCCGCTGCGGCACGGCCTGGCGATCGCGATCGAGCCCATGCTGATCGCGGGCGGTGGCGACGCGTATTACACCGCACCGGACGGCTGGACCCTGCGCACTTCCGACGGAAGCAGGGCCGCGCACTTCGAGCACACGGTCGCGGTCACGGACGAGGGCCCGCGCGTGCTGACGGCACCCTGA
- a CDS encoding Gfo/Idh/MocA family protein: MTRRTVRIAMNGVTGRMGHRQHLVRSLLALREEGGLDLGDGERLWPEPVLVGRREHALRALAHEHGLDPGQISTDLDTVLADDSVDVYFDAQVTSARQEALKKAIAAGKHIYTEKPTATSLDGALELARAAARAGVRHGVVQDKLFLPGLRKLRRLVESGFFGRILSVRGEFGYWVFEGDLQPAQRPSWNYRAEDGGGIAGDMFPHWEYVLHNLFGRVTSVQAQVATHIPRRWDERGEPYEVTADDAAYGIFTLEGGAVAQINSSWAVRVHRDELVEFQVDGTEGSAVAGLRGCRYQHRAGTPKPVWNPDLPATERFRDQWQEVPDNDGDEETNGFKAQWELFLRHVAAPDPARPYTWDLLAGARGVQLAELGLKSSAEGRRCEVPELTL; this comes from the coding sequence GTGACACGCAGGACAGTCCGGATCGCGATGAACGGTGTGACAGGACGGATGGGGCACCGCCAGCACCTCGTCCGCTCCCTCCTCGCCCTCCGCGAGGAAGGCGGCCTCGACCTCGGGGACGGCGAGCGGCTGTGGCCCGAGCCGGTCCTGGTGGGCCGCAGGGAACACGCGCTCAGGGCGCTGGCCCACGAGCACGGGCTCGATCCCGGCCAGATCTCCACCGACCTGGACACGGTGCTGGCCGACGACAGCGTGGACGTCTACTTCGACGCCCAGGTCACCTCGGCGCGCCAGGAAGCCCTCAAGAAGGCCATCGCCGCCGGGAAGCACATCTACACCGAGAAGCCCACCGCCACCTCGCTCGACGGCGCGCTGGAGCTGGCCAGGGCCGCCGCCCGCGCGGGCGTCAGGCACGGCGTCGTCCAGGACAAGCTCTTCCTGCCGGGCCTGCGCAAGCTCAGGCGCCTGGTGGAGAGCGGCTTCTTCGGCAGAATCCTGTCCGTACGCGGCGAGTTCGGATACTGGGTGTTCGAAGGCGATCTCCAGCCGGCCCAGCGCCCGTCGTGGAACTACCGCGCGGAGGACGGCGGCGGCATCGCCGGCGACATGTTCCCGCACTGGGAGTACGTGCTGCACAACCTCTTCGGCCGGGTCACCTCTGTGCAGGCGCAGGTCGCGACGCACATTCCGCGCCGCTGGGACGAGCGCGGTGAGCCCTATGAGGTGACGGCCGACGACGCCGCCTACGGCATCTTCACGCTGGAGGGCGGCGCCGTCGCCCAGATCAACTCCTCATGGGCGGTGCGTGTGCACCGCGACGAACTGGTGGAGTTCCAGGTCGACGGCACCGAGGGATCGGCCGTCGCGGGGCTGCGCGGCTGCCGCTACCAGCACCGGGCCGGTACGCCCAAGCCGGTGTGGAACCCCGACCTGCCCGCCACCGAGCGCTTCCGCGACCAGTGGCAGGAGGTGCCGGACAACGACGGCGACGAGGAGACCAACGGCTTCAAGGCCCAGTGGGAGCTGTTCTTGCGGCATGTCGCGGCGCCCGACCCCGCCCGGCCCTACACCTGGGACCTGCTGGCGGGCGCGCGCGGCGTACAGCTCGCGGAGCTGGGCCTGAAGTCCTCCGCCGAAGGCCGCCGCTGCGAGGTGCCGGAGCTGACCCTGTGA